AGTTTGGCGAGGACTGGAGCAGGGGCTTTAGGGACATGATTATTGATGCAGGTGCAAGTGCGCTAAACGACGCAAAAATACACGGGGACAAGATTGATGGCATGTTCATAGGCACAAT
Above is a window of Candidatus Parvarchaeota archaeon DNA encoding:
- a CDS encoding thiolase domain-containing protein (Catalyzes the synthesis of acetoacetyl coenzyme A from two molecules of acetyl coenzyme A. It can also act as a thiolase, catalyzing the reverse reaction and generating two-carbon units from the four-carbon product of fatty acid oxidation) produces the protein MRKVAVVGVGMSKFGEDWSRGFRDMIIDAGASALNDAKIHGDKIDGMFIGT